In the genome of Perca fluviatilis chromosome 4, GENO_Pfluv_1.0, whole genome shotgun sequence, one region contains:
- the igfn1.1 gene encoding immunoglobulin-like and fibronectin type III domain-containing protein 1.1 isoform X3 has protein sequence MWKKSKVTDQTATGQAVDDSEGVQPDDKGIKKKSKVPGVMITQFMEELPEGMTTPDFTRKPIALTIQEGKLAVFKAIVLGTPTPTVTWSRTMGDIHFHPDVCQQKYDDVSHEHTIEFPKVSPEDADTYKCFATNEYGRAVCTVALNVIEVGFSKTKELQKQQGEDVTDLRKKLKKRNPDGTREQKPMEPEEKVWEILLSADKKDYERICVEYGITDFRRMLKKLNAMKKEREEEIAEFVSHVGKLKPIEVNDKDCATIELEMDLKDPSSKVFLYKNGVMVPFTIEDSEEMKHSLKQVGKKYIFKIGKLSSEDAGLYSVDVGGVNVFSTEFKVPNVDFAVKIQEVTAEERGDALFQCVLTAPLNEMKWMGKSTPLTNGEKFEITVSEDKLIHKLIVRDCMPLDAGIYAAVAGIKSCNAWLIVEADKDPANKGKKATRKTTMAGGGNDEDLMRIAKEQQEKYQKEMEERMEAAKKAQAEREVTEAAARAQAEAAKKAAAEEKAAAMAAAKANKAAGGKDAAGGAGGAGGAGGAGGAGGAGGAGGAGGAGAAGGAGADGTGSGKGAGAGKGIGASAGGASGEVGGEDGTGAGGGAGAKGGAGGGAEAGAGGGDSFEDFDEEGKRKGARGGEGEGEDGEGGEGDGEGKQRKKRVRDGPLVPDTVIGDSIDEETTYQEGENSGKKGKRPKKKNVEVTEAVVDPGVHFHAGLSDCKAIVGEAAELECKVSREDCEGIWYKDGNEIKSSEGITISKEGTFHRLKIHKVTEEFAGKYKFEADGRKTESLIIVEDPPRFSTEDLEAFKSTITVKKGQKATFKLPYVGREPIKIQWYLEGEELSEEANIKFDHSEDCTCLFLTKLQRKDSGEVKLKLKNEFGTVEAFSQLVVTDKPTPPMGPLEIVEASSSALEFKWRPPKDSGGCKIGNYILERNQVGRNTWKKVGPIGPEAKYRDTDVDHGRRYCYRLRVETEMGTSELMETEDLQAGTKAYPGPPSAPKVVSAFKDCINLSWSPPSDTGGTNILGYKLEKRKKGSNLWGAVNTADDMIKGKGVGVKDVVEGMEYEFRVSAINNSGAGEFSTPSEFVFARDPKKPPGKVIDFKVTDSTYTTLSLSWTKPKDIEGVEDEAKGYFVEIRPAENTEWDRCNANAITLNFYTVKGLKSMAMYWVRVIATNDGGQGEPQELDNYILAMPPPVRPRFTDAKIKSFMIVRAGNSARFNINFEASPWPEVIWLKDGVPVSKKVTISNSEGTSQLLIPSAERRDTGIYTIIVKNIVGQESFSTEIRVTDEPKPPGPVETDENVPGTVTVSWTASPDEKRDDRLHYMVTKRDSTKTAWHTIGDHIFNNRFTVCNIMPGREYQFRVYAKNDMGASKPSESQKWLIPTKKEKFTMNMPETKACNLQCPPKFIVPLKMHTAPQGYECYMSCAIKGDPTPHVTWLRNSISLNTNTNYFISNTCGVCSLLILRVGPKDFGEYKVVAESSLGRAECSTKLTVRE, from the exons GCATCaagaaaaagtcaaaggtacCCGGTGTCATGATAACGCAGTTTATGGAGGAACTTCCAGAGGGAATGACAACTCCAGATTTCACCCGCAAACCCATTGCTCTGACTATTCAAGAGG GTAAATTGGCAGTCTTTAAGGCCATAGTTTTGGGCACCCCTACACCTACTGTAACATGGAGCAGAACAATGGGAGATATACATTTTCACCCCGACGTGTGTCAACAAAAGTATGATGACGTATCTCACGAACATACCATTGAG TTCCCCAAGGTCTCTCCAGAGGATGCAGACACCTACAAGTGTTTTGCAACAAATGAATATGGAAGGGCTGTTTGCACTGTTGCCTTGAATGTTATTGAAG TTGGATTCTCCAAGACCAAGGAACTTCAAAAGCAACAAGGAGAAG ATGTAACGGACTTaagaaaaaagcttaaaaaacg TAATCCTGATGGAACACGTGAGCAAAAGCCAATGGAGCCAGAAGAGAAGGTCTGGGAAATTCTCCTTAGTGCAGACAAGAAAGACTATGAGCGCATCTGTGTAGAGTATGGTATCACAGACTTCCGCCGCATGCTAAAGAAACTCAATgcaatgaagaaagagagagaggaagagattgCAGAG TTTGTTTCACACGTCGGTAAACTGAAACCTATTGAAGTCAATGATAAGGATTGTGCAACGATTGAATTGGAAATGGATCTCAAAGATCCTAGCAGCAAAGTTTTCCTGTACAAG AATGGCGTCATGGTTCCATTCACCATAGAAGACAGCGAGGAAATGAAGCATAGTTTGAAACAAGTTGGcaagaaatatatattcaaaATTGGTAAACTAAGTTCAGAAGATGCTGGACTCTACTCAGTGGATGTTGGGGGTGTCAATGTATTCTCCACAGAATTTAAAG TGCCTAATGTTGACTTTGCTGTCAAAATACAAGAGGTTACAGCAGAAGAACGAGGGGACGCCCTCTTCCAATGTGTCCTGACTGCCCCTCTGAATGAGATGAAATGGATGGGCAAAAGCACTCCGCTGACCAATGGTGAAAAATTTGAAATCACTGTATCTGAAGATAAGCTTATCCACAAGTTGATTGTGCGGGACTGTATGCCTTTGGACGCTGGTATCTACGCTGCTGTTGCAGGAATCAAATCATGCAATGCCTGGCTTATAGTTGAAG CTGACAAAGATCCCGCAAACAAGGGCAAGAAGGCAACTCGCAAAACTACTATGGCTGGAGGCGGCAATGATGAAGATCTGATGAGAATAGCTAAGGAACAGCAGGAAAAATATCAGAAAGAAATGGAAGAAAGAATGGAGGCTGCCAAGAAGGCTCAAGCTGAGAGAGAAGTTACAGAAGCAGCTGCCCGAGCACAGGCTGAAGCAGCTAAAAAGGCAGCAGCTGAAGAAAAAGCTGCAGCTATGGCAGCTGCAAAGGCAAATAAGGCAGCAGGCGGCAAGGATGCAGCTGGAGGTGCTGGAGGTGCTGGAGGGGCTGGAGGTGCTGGAGGTGCTGGAGGGGCTGGAGGTGCTGGAGGTGCTGGAGGGGCTGGTGCTGCAGGCGGTGCTGGGGCTGATGGAACTGGCAGTGGCAAAGGTGCAGGTGCTGGTAAAGGCATTGGAGCTAGTGCTGGTGGTGCAAGTGGGGAAGTTGGAGGAGAAGATGGAACTGGAGCTGGGGGCGGAGCTGGAGCTAAAGGTGGAGCTGGGGGCGGGGCTGAGGCCGGAGCTGGAGGGGGGGATTCATTTGAAGATTTTGATGAAGAAGGTAAAAGAAAaggagcaagaggaggagagggagaaggagaagatggagagggaggagaaggagatggAGAAGGAAAACAACGGAAGAAACGTGTGAGAGATGGTCCACTTGTTCCCGACACAGTGATAG GAGATAGTATTGATGAGGAAACCACATATCAAGAAGGTGAAAATTCTgggaaaaaaggaaaacgtcccaaaaagaaaaatgtggaaGTCACAGAAGCTGTTGTTG ACCCAGGAGTTCACTTTCATGCTGGGCTTTCTGACTGCAAAGCCATTGTTGGAGAAGCAGCAGAGCTGGAGTGTAAAGTGAGCAGGGAAGACTGTGAGGGAATCTGGTACAAAGATGGAAATGAG ATTAAATCATCTGAGGGTATAACCATTTCAAAGGAAGGAACTTTCCACAGGCTGAAAATTCACAAAGTCACAGAGGAATTTGCTggaaaatataaatttgaagCAGATGGGCGGAAGACAGAGTCCTTGATTATTGTTGAAG ATCCACCCAGATTTTCTACTGAGGACCTGGAAGCATTTAAAAGCACTATAACCgtgaaaaaaggacaaaaagctACCTTCAAACTACCTTATGTTGGACGGGAACCTATAAAAATTCAGTGGTACCTTGAGGGTGAAGAGCTTTCAGAAGAAGCAAATATTAAGTTTGATCACTCGGAGGATTGCACCTGCCTGTTCCTAACTAAGCTGCAGCGCAAGGACAGCGGTGAAGTCAAATTAAAACTCAAAAATGAGTTTGGCACCGTCGAGGCCTTCAGCCAGCTAGTTGTAACGG ATAAACCCACTCCTCCAATGGGACCTCTGGAAATTGTTGAAGCCTCCTCCTCTGCACTTGAATTCAAGTGGAGGCCCCCAAAAGACAGTGGTGGCTGTAAGATAGGCAACTATATCCTTGAACGAAATCAAGTTGGCCGCAACACCTGGAAGAAGGTGGGGCCAATTGGTCCAGAGGCCAAATACAGGGACACTGATGTAGACCATGGCAGGAGGTACTGCTATCGCTTAAGAGTGGAGACTGAAATGGGCACCAGTGAGCTGATGGAAACAGAGGACCTTCAAGCTGGAACAAAAG CATACCCTGGACCTCCATCAGCCCCAAAGGTTGTAAGTGCCTTCAAGGACTGCATCAACCTCTCTTGGTCTCCTCCATCTGACACTGGAGGAACCAATATTCTGGGATACAAACTTGAAAAACGCAAGAAGGGCAGCAACCTGTGGGGCGCAGTAAACACAGCTGATGACATGATCAAAG GTAAGGGAGTCGGTGTGAAAGATGTTGTCGAGGGTATGGAGTACGAATTCCGTGTGTCAGCAATCAACAACTCTGGAGCGGGTGAATTTAGTACACCATCTGAGTTTGTGTTTGCCAGAGACCCTAAAA AGCCTCCTGGTAAAGTCATAGACTTTAAAGTGACAGATTCCACCTACACAACCCTGTCCCTGTCTTGGACCAAACCCAAGGACATTGAGGGGGTTGAGGATGAAGCCAAAGGATATTTTGTGGAGATCAGGCCTGCAGAAAATACTGAATGGGATCGCTGCAATGCAAATGCAATAACCTTGAATTTCTATACAGTGAAAGGCTTGAAGTCCATGGCCATGTACTGGGTGAGAGTCATTGCTACTAATGATGGAGGACAGGGAGAGCCACAGGAGCTGGATAATTACATCCTTGCTATGCCCCCTCCAG TGAGACCACGATTCACGGATGCCAAAATTAAGAGTTTCATGATAGTGAGAGCAGGAAATTCTGCACGATTCAACATTAACTTTGAG GCCTCTCCTTGGCCTGAGGTCATCTGGCTGAAAGATGGAGTACCAGTGTCTAAAAAGGTGACCATCAGCAATTCAGAGGGAACATCCCAGCTTCTGATTCCTTCTGCTGAGCGCAGAGATACTGGAATCTACACTATCATTGTCAAGAATATTGTCGGCCAAGAATCATTCAGCACTGAAATTAGAGTCACAG ATGAGCCAAAGCCACCAGGTCCCGTGGAGACAGACGAAAATGTGCCTGGCACAGTGACTGTTTCGTGGACTGCATCTCCAGATGAGAAACGTGATGACAGGCTGCACTACATGGTGACTAAACGTGATTCAACTAAGACAGCATGGCACACCATTGGAGATCACATCTTCAACAATAGATTCACAGTCTGCAACATAATGCCGGGAAGAGAATACCAGTTCAGAGTCTATGCAAAGAATGACATGGGCGCCTCCAAACCCTCTGAATCACAAAAGTGGCTTATTCCTACTAAAAAag AAAAGTTTACTATGAACATGCCAGAAACCAAGGCATGTAATCTACAGTGTCCTCCCAAGTTCATTGTCCCATTGAAAATGCACACTGCTCCTCAAGGGTATGAATGCTACATGAGCTGTGCTATAAAAGGGGATCCAACACCTCATGTGACATGGCTCCGCAACAGTATCAGTCTGAATACCAACACTAACTACTTCATCTCCAACACCTGTGGAGTCTGTTCTCTGCTTATATTGAGGGTTGGACCTAAAGACTTCGGGGAGTACAAGGTTGTCGCAGAAAGCTCTTTGGGGAGGGCAGAGTGCTCCACTAAACTGACAGTCAGAG AATAA
- the igfn1.1 gene encoding immunoglobulin-like and fibronectin type III domain-containing protein 1.1 isoform X2, translated as MWKKSKVTDQTATGQAGIKKKSKVPGVMITQFMEELPEGMTTPDFTRKPIALTIQEGKLAVFKAIVLGTPTPTVTWSRTMGDIHFHPDVCQQKYDDVSHEHTIEFPKVSPEDADTYKCFATNEYGRAVCTVALNVIEVGFSKTKELQKQQGEDVTDLRKKLKKRNPDGTREQKPMEPEEKVWEILLSADKKDYERICVEYGITDFRRMLKKLNAMKKEREEEIAEFVSHVGKLKPIEVNDKDCATIELEMDLKDPSSKVFLYKNGVMVPFTIEDSEEMKHSLKQVGKKYIFKIGKLSSEDAGLYSVDVGGVNVFSTEFKVPNVDFAVKIQEVTAEERGDALFQCVLTAPLNEMKWMGKSTPLTNGEKFEITVSEDKLIHKLIVRDCMPLDAGIYAAVAGIKSCNAWLIVEADKDPANKGKKATRKTTMAGGGNDEDLMRIAKEQQEKYQKEMEERMEAAKKAQAEREVTEAAARAQAEAAKKAAAEEKAAAMAAAKANKAAGGKDAAGGAGGAGGAGGAGGAGGAGGAGGAGGAGAAGGAGADGTGSGKGAGAGKGIGASAGGASGEVGGEDGTGAGGGAGAKGGAGGGAEAGAGGGDSFEDFDEEGKRKGARGGEGEGEDGEGGEGDGEGKQRKKRVRDGPLVPDTVIGDSIDEETTYQEGENSGKKGKRPKKKNVEVTEAVVAKNTEASGATGDNGNGPAAGCDVSAENGEDADAGESAAAGTRSGRARQGPLIVETVSDPGVHFHAGLSDCKAIVGEAAELECKVSREDCEGIWYKDGNEIKSSEGITISKEGTFHRLKIHKVTEEFAGKYKFEADGRKTESLIIVEDPPRFSTEDLEAFKSTITVKKGQKATFKLPYVGREPIKIQWYLEGEELSEEANIKFDHSEDCTCLFLTKLQRKDSGEVKLKLKNEFGTVEAFSQLVVTDKPTPPMGPLEIVEASSSALEFKWRPPKDSGGCKIGNYILERNQVGRNTWKKVGPIGPEAKYRDTDVDHGRRYCYRLRVETEMGTSELMETEDLQAGTKAYPGPPSAPKVVSAFKDCINLSWSPPSDTGGTNILGYKLEKRKKGSNLWGAVNTADDMIKGKGVGVKDVVEGMEYEFRVSAINNSGAGEFSTPSEFVFARDPKKPPGKVIDFKVTDSTYTTLSLSWTKPKDIEGVEDEAKGYFVEIRPAENTEWDRCNANAITLNFYTVKGLKSMAMYWVRVIATNDGGQGEPQELDNYILAMPPPVRPRFTDAKIKSFMIVRAGNSARFNINFEASPWPEVIWLKDGVPVSKKVTISNSEGTSQLLIPSAERRDTGIYTIIVKNIVGQESFSTEIRVTDEPKPPGPVETDENVPGTVTVSWTASPDEKRDDRLHYMVTKRDSTKTAWHTIGDHIFNNRFTVCNIMPGREYQFRVYAKNDMGASKPSESQKWLIPTKKEKFTMNMPETKACNLQCPPKFIVPLKMHTAPQGYECYMSCAIKGDPTPHVTWLRNSISLNTNTNYFISNTCGVCSLLILRVGPKDFGEYKVVAESSLGRAECSTKLTVRE; from the exons GCATCaagaaaaagtcaaaggtacCCGGTGTCATGATAACGCAGTTTATGGAGGAACTTCCAGAGGGAATGACAACTCCAGATTTCACCCGCAAACCCATTGCTCTGACTATTCAAGAGG GTAAATTGGCAGTCTTTAAGGCCATAGTTTTGGGCACCCCTACACCTACTGTAACATGGAGCAGAACAATGGGAGATATACATTTTCACCCCGACGTGTGTCAACAAAAGTATGATGACGTATCTCACGAACATACCATTGAG TTCCCCAAGGTCTCTCCAGAGGATGCAGACACCTACAAGTGTTTTGCAACAAATGAATATGGAAGGGCTGTTTGCACTGTTGCCTTGAATGTTATTGAAG TTGGATTCTCCAAGACCAAGGAACTTCAAAAGCAACAAGGAGAAG ATGTAACGGACTTaagaaaaaagcttaaaaaacg TAATCCTGATGGAACACGTGAGCAAAAGCCAATGGAGCCAGAAGAGAAGGTCTGGGAAATTCTCCTTAGTGCAGACAAGAAAGACTATGAGCGCATCTGTGTAGAGTATGGTATCACAGACTTCCGCCGCATGCTAAAGAAACTCAATgcaatgaagaaagagagagaggaagagattgCAGAG TTTGTTTCACACGTCGGTAAACTGAAACCTATTGAAGTCAATGATAAGGATTGTGCAACGATTGAATTGGAAATGGATCTCAAAGATCCTAGCAGCAAAGTTTTCCTGTACAAG AATGGCGTCATGGTTCCATTCACCATAGAAGACAGCGAGGAAATGAAGCATAGTTTGAAACAAGTTGGcaagaaatatatattcaaaATTGGTAAACTAAGTTCAGAAGATGCTGGACTCTACTCAGTGGATGTTGGGGGTGTCAATGTATTCTCCACAGAATTTAAAG TGCCTAATGTTGACTTTGCTGTCAAAATACAAGAGGTTACAGCAGAAGAACGAGGGGACGCCCTCTTCCAATGTGTCCTGACTGCCCCTCTGAATGAGATGAAATGGATGGGCAAAAGCACTCCGCTGACCAATGGTGAAAAATTTGAAATCACTGTATCTGAAGATAAGCTTATCCACAAGTTGATTGTGCGGGACTGTATGCCTTTGGACGCTGGTATCTACGCTGCTGTTGCAGGAATCAAATCATGCAATGCCTGGCTTATAGTTGAAG CTGACAAAGATCCCGCAAACAAGGGCAAGAAGGCAACTCGCAAAACTACTATGGCTGGAGGCGGCAATGATGAAGATCTGATGAGAATAGCTAAGGAACAGCAGGAAAAATATCAGAAAGAAATGGAAGAAAGAATGGAGGCTGCCAAGAAGGCTCAAGCTGAGAGAGAAGTTACAGAAGCAGCTGCCCGAGCACAGGCTGAAGCAGCTAAAAAGGCAGCAGCTGAAGAAAAAGCTGCAGCTATGGCAGCTGCAAAGGCAAATAAGGCAGCAGGCGGCAAGGATGCAGCTGGAGGTGCTGGAGGTGCTGGAGGGGCTGGAGGTGCTGGAGGTGCTGGAGGGGCTGGAGGTGCTGGAGGTGCTGGAGGGGCTGGTGCTGCAGGCGGTGCTGGGGCTGATGGAACTGGCAGTGGCAAAGGTGCAGGTGCTGGTAAAGGCATTGGAGCTAGTGCTGGTGGTGCAAGTGGGGAAGTTGGAGGAGAAGATGGAACTGGAGCTGGGGGCGGAGCTGGAGCTAAAGGTGGAGCTGGGGGCGGGGCTGAGGCCGGAGCTGGAGGGGGGGATTCATTTGAAGATTTTGATGAAGAAGGTAAAAGAAAaggagcaagaggaggagagggagaaggagaagatggagagggaggagaaggagatggAGAAGGAAAACAACGGAAGAAACGTGTGAGAGATGGTCCACTTGTTCCCGACACAGTGATAG GAGATAGTATTGATGAGGAAACCACATATCAAGAAGGTGAAAATTCTgggaaaaaaggaaaacgtcccaaaaagaaaaatgtggaaGTCACAGAAGCTGTTGTTG CAAAAAACACAGAAGCGAGTGGTGCCACTGGAGATAATGGAAACGGGCCAGCAGCAGGCTGTGATGTATCTGCTGAAAATGGTGAGGATGCGGACGCCGGTGAGTCAGCAGCAGCTGGCACGCGTTCAGGCCGTGCACGGCAAGGCCCATTGATCGTGGAAACAGTTAGTG ACCCAGGAGTTCACTTTCATGCTGGGCTTTCTGACTGCAAAGCCATTGTTGGAGAAGCAGCAGAGCTGGAGTGTAAAGTGAGCAGGGAAGACTGTGAGGGAATCTGGTACAAAGATGGAAATGAG ATTAAATCATCTGAGGGTATAACCATTTCAAAGGAAGGAACTTTCCACAGGCTGAAAATTCACAAAGTCACAGAGGAATTTGCTggaaaatataaatttgaagCAGATGGGCGGAAGACAGAGTCCTTGATTATTGTTGAAG ATCCACCCAGATTTTCTACTGAGGACCTGGAAGCATTTAAAAGCACTATAACCgtgaaaaaaggacaaaaagctACCTTCAAACTACCTTATGTTGGACGGGAACCTATAAAAATTCAGTGGTACCTTGAGGGTGAAGAGCTTTCAGAAGAAGCAAATATTAAGTTTGATCACTCGGAGGATTGCACCTGCCTGTTCCTAACTAAGCTGCAGCGCAAGGACAGCGGTGAAGTCAAATTAAAACTCAAAAATGAGTTTGGCACCGTCGAGGCCTTCAGCCAGCTAGTTGTAACGG ATAAACCCACTCCTCCAATGGGACCTCTGGAAATTGTTGAAGCCTCCTCCTCTGCACTTGAATTCAAGTGGAGGCCCCCAAAAGACAGTGGTGGCTGTAAGATAGGCAACTATATCCTTGAACGAAATCAAGTTGGCCGCAACACCTGGAAGAAGGTGGGGCCAATTGGTCCAGAGGCCAAATACAGGGACACTGATGTAGACCATGGCAGGAGGTACTGCTATCGCTTAAGAGTGGAGACTGAAATGGGCACCAGTGAGCTGATGGAAACAGAGGACCTTCAAGCTGGAACAAAAG CATACCCTGGACCTCCATCAGCCCCAAAGGTTGTAAGTGCCTTCAAGGACTGCATCAACCTCTCTTGGTCTCCTCCATCTGACACTGGAGGAACCAATATTCTGGGATACAAACTTGAAAAACGCAAGAAGGGCAGCAACCTGTGGGGCGCAGTAAACACAGCTGATGACATGATCAAAG GTAAGGGAGTCGGTGTGAAAGATGTTGTCGAGGGTATGGAGTACGAATTCCGTGTGTCAGCAATCAACAACTCTGGAGCGGGTGAATTTAGTACACCATCTGAGTTTGTGTTTGCCAGAGACCCTAAAA AGCCTCCTGGTAAAGTCATAGACTTTAAAGTGACAGATTCCACCTACACAACCCTGTCCCTGTCTTGGACCAAACCCAAGGACATTGAGGGGGTTGAGGATGAAGCCAAAGGATATTTTGTGGAGATCAGGCCTGCAGAAAATACTGAATGGGATCGCTGCAATGCAAATGCAATAACCTTGAATTTCTATACAGTGAAAGGCTTGAAGTCCATGGCCATGTACTGGGTGAGAGTCATTGCTACTAATGATGGAGGACAGGGAGAGCCACAGGAGCTGGATAATTACATCCTTGCTATGCCCCCTCCAG TGAGACCACGATTCACGGATGCCAAAATTAAGAGTTTCATGATAGTGAGAGCAGGAAATTCTGCACGATTCAACATTAACTTTGAG GCCTCTCCTTGGCCTGAGGTCATCTGGCTGAAAGATGGAGTACCAGTGTCTAAAAAGGTGACCATCAGCAATTCAGAGGGAACATCCCAGCTTCTGATTCCTTCTGCTGAGCGCAGAGATACTGGAATCTACACTATCATTGTCAAGAATATTGTCGGCCAAGAATCATTCAGCACTGAAATTAGAGTCACAG ATGAGCCAAAGCCACCAGGTCCCGTGGAGACAGACGAAAATGTGCCTGGCACAGTGACTGTTTCGTGGACTGCATCTCCAGATGAGAAACGTGATGACAGGCTGCACTACATGGTGACTAAACGTGATTCAACTAAGACAGCATGGCACACCATTGGAGATCACATCTTCAACAATAGATTCACAGTCTGCAACATAATGCCGGGAAGAGAATACCAGTTCAGAGTCTATGCAAAGAATGACATGGGCGCCTCCAAACCCTCTGAATCACAAAAGTGGCTTATTCCTACTAAAAAag AAAAGTTTACTATGAACATGCCAGAAACCAAGGCATGTAATCTACAGTGTCCTCCCAAGTTCATTGTCCCATTGAAAATGCACACTGCTCCTCAAGGGTATGAATGCTACATGAGCTGTGCTATAAAAGGGGATCCAACACCTCATGTGACATGGCTCCGCAACAGTATCAGTCTGAATACCAACACTAACTACTTCATCTCCAACACCTGTGGAGTCTGTTCTCTGCTTATATTGAGGGTTGGACCTAAAGACTTCGGGGAGTACAAGGTTGTCGCAGAAAGCTCTTTGGGGAGGGCAGAGTGCTCCACTAAACTGACAGTCAGAG AATAA